From one Liolophura sinensis isolate JHLJ2023 chromosome 10, CUHK_Ljap_v2, whole genome shotgun sequence genomic stretch:
- the LOC135477120 gene encoding uncharacterized protein LOC135477120: MAQTSVGPIDCSDKENGFTFWGCKAFHRCNRGQPEYVECGPDEVFDEDIGDCNRRDQVRTPCGMDLWDRCTGVTGPYSRGIAIREYEEEVNVNNFRRRLRCTYFYICYQGVHYGTQKCTGGNVFDDRQQFCADPLSVQGECGLSQGPQVRG; this comes from the exons ATGGCTCAGACGTCGGTGGGGCCAATTGACTGCTCGGATAAAGAGAATGGTTTCACGTTCTGGGGTTGTAAGGCCTTCCATCGCTGTAACCGTGGCCAGCCCGAGTACGTAGAGTGTGGACCGGATGAGGTGTTTGACGAGGACATAGGCGACTGTAACAG GCGGGACCAGGTGCGGACTCCGTGCGGAATGGACTTGTGGGATCGGTGTACGGGGGTGACAGGACCGTATTCACGGGGAATCGCAATTAGAGAGTACGAAGAGGAGGTGAACGTGAACAACTTCCGGAGGCGTCTGCGCTGTACATACTTCTACATCTGTTACCAGGGCGTACATTACGGCACTCAGAAGTGCACCGGAG GTAACGTGTTTGACGATAGGCAGCAGTTCTGCGCAGACCCACTATCTGTCCAGGGGGAGTGTGGGTTGTCACAGGGACCACAAGTCCGAGGATAA
- the LOC135477121 gene encoding uncharacterized protein LOC135477121 translates to MIILAQAALSIADDVFLDEHCKGKPDGNYDLACKAFIVCTGGKAHQVYCINGQVYNHNTGKCDETWANETSKFCVATKTRANVTVNNSNNDYSAINSPPPCGIQRDCHALHDGRYADTLRLPKCKYYYTCHGGQFLGHNECPGALVFNETLGICDWENDVFPPCGSRQ, encoded by the exons ATGATAATTTTGGCGCAAGCTG ctcTCAGCATTGCTGATGACGTTTTCCTGGACGAACATTGTAAAGGGAAGCCCGATGGTAACTATGACCTCGCGTGCAAGGCTTTCATCGTGTGTACCGGGGGCAAAGCCCATCAGGTGTACTGCATCAATGGACAAGTTTACAACCACAACACGGGCAAATGTGACGA AACATGGGCAAATGAGACGAGTAAGTTTTGCGTGGCAACCAAAACACGGGCAAATGTGACGG TCAATAACTCAAACAATGATTACAGCGCTATAAACTCCCCGCCGCCGTGTGGAATACAGAGAGACTGCCATGCGCTTCACGATGGACGATACGCCGATACCCTTCGGCTTCCCAAGTGCAAATATTACTACACCTGTCATGGCGGACAGTTCCTGGGCCACAATGAGTGTCCGGGAG CACTGGTCTTCAACGAGACACTCGGTATCTGTGACTGGGAAAACGATGTTTTTCCTCCTTGTGGATCACGACAGTAA
- the LOC135477122 gene encoding proteoglycan 4-like, with protein sequence MKYVRIVSTLPGLPLPNQNCPYPIRIAPIQPGLFLPNQDCPYQPRIALPNQDCPYPARIAPTQPGLPLPNQDFSYPTRIAPTQPELPLPNQECPYPTRIAPTKPELRLPNQNCPYHPGLPLPSQDCPYPTRIAPYPTRIAPIQQGLPLPKQDCPYPTRIAPTQQGLPLPNKDCPYPTRIVPTKPRLSLPNQDFSYQPRIFLPNQDCPYPTRNAPTQPGLPLPNLDCPYPTRIVPTQPGLPLPNQKLRLPTWIAPTQPGLPLPNKDCPYPTRIVPTKPGLPLPNKDCPYQTRIAPTQPELPLPNQDCPYPTRIAPTKPELPYPTRIAPINPGLPLPSQDCPYPTRIAPTQPGLPPIQQGLPYPNRIALPSQDCPTQQGLSLPTRIVPTKPGLSLPNQDFSYQHQDFSYPTRIAPTQPEMLLPNQDCPYPTRIAPTQPGLPLFSIHHLFTWNVQFSIIRCVYVC encoded by the coding sequence ATGAAATATGTGAGAATTGTCTCTACCCTACCAGGATTGCCCCTACCCAACCAGAATTGCCCCTACCCAATCAGAATTGCCCCTATCCAACCAGGATTGTTCCTACCCAACCAGGATTGCCCCTACCAACCCAGGATTGCCCTACCAAACCAGGATTGCCCCTACCCAGCCAGGATTGCCCCTACCCAACCAGGATTGCCCCTACCCAACCAGGATTTTTCCTACCCAACCAGAATTGCCCCTACCCAACCAGAATTGCCCCTACCAAACCAGGAGTGCCCCTACCCAACCAGGATTGCCCCTACCAAACCAGAATTGCGCCTACCAAACCAGAATTGCCCCTATCATCCAGGATTGCCCCTACCCAGCCAGGATTGCCCCTACCCAACCAGGATTGCCCCCTACCCAACCAGGATTGCCCCTATCCAACAAGGATTGCCCCTACCCAAACAGGATTGCCCCTACCCAACCAGGATTGCCCCTACCCAACAAGGATTGCCCCTACCCAACAAGGATTGTCCCTACCCAACAAGGATTGTCCCTACCAAACCAAGATTGTCCCTACCCAACCAGGATTTTTCCTACCAACCCAGGATTTTCCTACCCAACCAGGATTGCCCCTACCCAACCAGAAATGCTCCTACCCAGCCAGGATTGCCCCTACCCAACCTGGATTGCCCCTATCCAACAAGGATTGTCCCTACCCAACCAGGATTGCCCCTACCTAACCAGAAATTGCGCCTACCAACCTGGATTGCCCCTACCCAACCAGGATTGCCCCTACCCAACAAGGATTGTCCCTACCCAACAAGGATTGTCCCTACCAAACCAGGATTGCCCCTACCCAACAAGGATTGTCCCTACCAAACCAGGATTGCCCCTACCCAACCAGAATTGCCCCTACCAAACCAGGACTGCCCCTACCCAACCAGGATTGCCCCTACCAAACCAGAATTGCCCTACCCAACCAGAATTGCCCCTATCAATCCAGGATTGCCCCTACCCAGCCAGGATTGCCCCTACCCAACCAGGATTGCCCCTACCCAACCAGGATTGCCCCCTATCCAACAAGGATTGCCCTACCCAAACAGGATTGCCCTACCCAGCCAGGATTGCCCTACCCAACAAGGATTGTCCCTACCAACAAGGATTGTCCCTACCAAACCAGGATTGTCCCTACCCAACCAGGATTTTTCCTACCAACACCAGGATTTTTCCTACCCAACCAGGATTGCCCCTACCCAACCAGAAATGCTCCTACCCAACCAGGATTGCCCCTACCCAACCAGGATTGCCCCTACCCAACCAGGATTGCC